ATGAAAATAATTAATATATAAATATATAATCGTCTAAATTCAGGATATCCCATGCCAAAACGAATTATTACAGAGCTAAATAATTGGTTGCAGAGAGATAGAATAGTACGTAATTTAGAAATTTTTCAAGACTTTATTATCATTTCTCTGTGTCTTGGCTTATTCTGTGTGATGCTTATCCGCCTGACAGATATGTTTGTTTCCTTGTTAAATCCCCTAGATTTACGAGAAATAACATCTGATATTTTGTTTATTTTGATTCTGGTAGAGTTATTTCGCTTGTTAATTGATTATCTCCAAGCACAGCAAATATCTGTAGGAGCAGCCGTAGAAATTACTATTGTTTCTGCTTTAAGAGAAGTAATTTTACGGGGTGTACTAGAAATTCCTCGCGATCAACTTCTCGGTATTTCAGTATTTTTATTAGTTTTAGCAGGAATTCTGATTGCTTTACCTTGGATGTCTCGATTTTTTGAGCATATTAAGCTTACTAACTCAGAAACAACAGAGGTAAAGACATAATAATTAGCATATACACCTGTTATATCATGTCCATTGCGTTGCGCTCGCAATGACTTATCGAGTGTAATTTGCCGGACACCATATTAGTTCTGATTAGTCTCGCTTTGGAATTAATTCTAAGGTTGAATAATTAAAGTCTACTTAAGTAGACTCAAGCAAATATTTCAGGACACTTAAGTGAACTTGCACTATTAAACTGAGACTTTAGTTATGGGCAAGACATAGCCTACTTGTATTTCCAAATTTTTTCTAAATCTTAATATTAAGTTAAAACGTTTCATAATATACAAAGTTATTTAATCATGCTCTACCAGTCAGGTGCAAAGTTAGCACCTGATTGATTAATCTGGATATTTGTTGCGAGATAGCCTCTGAAATTATTGGAAAAATAATTGAAGTGTGGATATTAGTGAAATGTTACTTGGGTAAAATTTTTGGGAACTATTGAAGATAAGCCATAGCTGAAGTAGGGTGATTTTACATCTTGTGTGTGAAAAAAATTTTGCGGTAGCACCCGATTAAGTTATGGCTTAATTCAGCGTTATATATATGGATTTTTACTGATTAAGTAGGATACCTACTTGAAGAGTGATGCAACAAAATTCTATTTCCAAAAAATTTAATTTTATCCCAGATCGCACTGTATTAATAGCCTTAATTATTCTTCCTGTTATTCATTTTTGTCTTGGTAAATTATCAGCGACAATTGCTTTTCAAGATGGAACTGCACCAATTTGGCCAACCACAGGTGTTTATTTAGGTAGTATCCTAGTGCTGGGATACCGTATTTGGCCTGCGATTCTTCTAAGTGAATTAATTGCTAATTTTTCAATTTTTTATCAAAACAGCTTTATAGGCAGTCTCATCATCTCCTTCATTGACATGAGCGATCCGTTAATGATGGCTTTGCTGATTAATCGCTTTATCGGTCGTCGCAATTTGTTGGAGCGAGCGCAGGATGTTTTCAAGTTTGTAGTGCTAATTGTGCCTTATCCTGTAATTAGCTCTACTGTAGCCATTGGTGTACTCTGTCTAACTGGTAGTACTCCTTGGGCACAATATGTAAATGTCTGGCGGGCTTGGTTAACAGCAGTTCTTGCTGGTACGCTGATCGTTACACCAGTAGTCTTGGCATGGTTACAAAAGTCAACACAGCAGCAAAGACTCCGAAAACAACAGATTATAGAGTTTGCACTATTACTGTTCTCGTTAATTGTCATCAGTAAGATAGCCTTTTGGAGTGGCTATCCTGTCGAATACATGATGATTCCTGTGTTGTTATGGTCTGCTTTTAGATTTGGACAAAGGGAATCTACTTTGCTTGTAATTGTTATCTCAGCGATCGCAATTTTTGGAACAGCTCATGGTTTTGGTTCCTTTGCCAAAGGATCGGTATATCAATCTCTTTTACTACTGCAATCTTTTATTTGTGTTGTTGCCTTAACTACATTTGTACTCTCAGCTGTACTCAACGAAAATAGAAAAGCACAAGCAAAACTCAAACAAGCAAAAGACGAATTAGAACAAAGAGTAGAAGAGCGTACTGCTGAACTCAAAGCAGCTAAAATTATTGCTGACAGTGCAAGCCAAGCCAAAAGCGAATTTCTGGCAAATATGAGCCATGAACTGCGTACTCCCCTCAACGGTATTCTCGGCTATGCGCAAATCTTTCAACGCTCCCAAACTCTAACAGAGAAGGAACATAAAGGTATTGATATCATTCATCAGTGTGCTTCTCACCTGCTGACATTAATTAACGATATCCTTGACCTCTCAAAAATTGAAGCGCGAAAGATGGAACTTTATCCCAAAGATTTTCCGTTTCTCAACTTCCTGCAAGGTGTGGTAGAAATTTGTCGCATTCGCGCTGAACAAAAGGGAATTGAGTTTATTTATCAACCAAGCAAACAACTTCCTCGGAATATTCATGCAGATGAAAAACGTCTGCGTCAGGTTTTGATCAACCTCTTGGGTAATGCGATTAAATTTACCGATCGCGGTGGCGTCACTTTTAAAGTTGAGGTCGTAGGCGATCGCCAACAACACCTGCAAAAAATTCGCTTTGAAATTGCAGACACAGGCGTCGGTATGACTCTCCAAGAACTAGAGAAAATCTTTCGTCCTTTTGAGCAAGTTGGTAGCGTTGAACAGCAAGCAGAAGGTACGGGGTTAGGGTTAGCTATTAGCCAAAAGGTTGTAGCTTTGATGGATAGCACAATTCATGTACAAAGTAAATATCAAGAGGGTAGCGTCTTCTGGTTTGAGGTAGAGTTACCTGAGACACAAGAATGGACACAAACATCTACGATTGCTCCTAAAACTACTATTGTTGGCTTTCAAGGCGAAACCAGGAAAATCTTGATTGTGGATGACCGTTGGGAAAATCGTTCGGTGGTAGTGAATTTACTCGAACCCATCGGGTTTGAAATTTTTGAAGCCAGTAACGGTCAGGAAGGATTAGAAAAAGCGATCGCACTTCTACCAAACTTGATAATTACCGACTTAGCAATGCCTGTAATGGATGGGTTCACCATGATTCAACACCTACGCCAGTCAAAGGAGATGCAAAATGCGATCGTCATTACTTCCTCAGCAAGTGTATTCGATCTCGATCGCCAAAAAGCTCTAGACGCTGGCTGTAATGATTTCCTACCCAAACCCATACAAGCCCAAGAGTTGATAGATATATTAGCAAACCATTTGCAATTGCAATGGATTTATCAAGATGAAAATCAAAATACTTCCCCTGAGGTTGCAGAAATGGTTGTACCTCCTGCATCTGAACTGATGGTACTTTATCAAGCCGTTCAACGTTGTGATGTTGCCAATATCCAATTAGAAACGAACCGCATCAAGCAACTAGATACAAAGTATACAGCTTTTACTGATAAGTTATTGGCACTAGCTGACGAGTTTGAAGTAGAAGCGATCGCCACCTTAGTAGAAACATACATATCCCATAAATAGCCAGAGTCAAATATTCATTTTGTATTATTTGTCTGTCTTCTTTTTAATTACCCCTGCTCTGTCTTTTACATTCACAACAAATAATTTATGGAAAATCTTGAGACAAACTCTATTTTAATTGTTGATGATACTCCAATGAATATCCGATTGCTATTTGATATTTTACATGCAGATGGCTTCGATATTTCTGTCGTGAAGAGTGGTGAAATGGCATTAGAAAAAGTGCCTATAATTCAGCCAGATCTGATTTTGTTAGATGTAATGATGCCTCCTGGTATTGATGGGTTTGAAACCTGTCGGCGTTTAAAAGCAAATGCTGACTTCCAAGATATTCCCATAATGTTTATGACCGCTTTATCTGATGTAGAGCATAAAGTTAAAGGGTTACAAATGGGAGCAGTAGATTACATCACTAAACCCATTCAAGTTGAAGAAGTTCTGGCTCGTGTTAATGCTCACTTAGCACTTAGAAATACTCAAAAAAAATTAATCCAAGAAGTAACGGAACGCCGACAAGCAGAAGCTGAACTTCAGAAAATACTTCAAGAATTACAACAAGCCCAAACTCAGCTTGTGCAAAGTGAGAAAATGTCTAGCCTGGGTGAATTAGTAGCAGGTGTAGCTCATGAAATTAACAATCCAGTTAATTTTATCTATGGCAATCTTACTTGTGCTCAAGAATATATTGAGAACTTACTCAGAATGGTAAAAGTTTATCAACACTATTACCCAAATCCTGTTCCTGAGGTTGAGGAAGAAATCGAATCCAACGATATAAATTACCTCGTAGAGGATTTACCTAAATTACTCGAATCGATGAAAGTTGGCGCACAACGTATTCGAGATATTGTCCTTTCTTTACGAATTTTTTCCCGCTTAGATGAAGCTGAAATCAAAGATGTTGATATTCATGAGGGTATTAATAGTACATTACTGATCCTGGGACATCGATTGAAAGGTAAGCTTGATAACTCTGCCATCAATGTTATTAAAGAATATGGCAATCTGCCTCTAGTAGAGTGTTATGCTGGGCAAATCAACCAAGTATTCATGAATATTATTAGTAATGCTATTGATGCTTTAGAAGAAGCAACACTCAGTTGTTCATTGTTCAGCGAACATCGGAACATAAATGCAATTCCCACAATTAGGATTCAAACTGAAGCAATAGATAAAAAAGTTGTCATCCGCATTGCTGATAATGGCAAAGGAATCCCAAAAGATCTCCAACAAAAAATAT
The genomic region above belongs to Calothrix sp. NIES-2098 and contains:
- a CDS encoding response regulator receiver sensor signal transduction histidine kinase; amino-acid sequence: MENLETNSILIVDDTPMNIRLLFDILHADGFDISVVKSGEMALEKVPIIQPDLILLDVMMPPGIDGFETCRRLKANADFQDIPIMFMTALSDVEHKVKGLQMGAVDYITKPIQVEEVLARVNAHLALRNTQKKLIQEVTERRQAEAELQKILQELQQAQTQLVQSEKMSSLGELVAGVAHEINNPVNFIYGNLTCAQEYIENLLRMVKVYQHYYPNPVPEVEEEIESNDINYLVEDLPKLLESMKVGAQRIRDIVLSLRIFSRLDEAEIKDVDIHEGINSTLLILGHRLKGKLDNSAINVIKEYGNLPLVECYAGQINQVFMNIISNAIDALEEATLSCSLFSEHRNINAIPTIRIQTEAIDKKVVIRIADNGKGIPKDLQQKIFDPFFTTKPVGVGTGMGLAISYQIIKEKHGGSLECVPLPTGGTEFIISIPQNLNFS
- a CDS encoding sensor protein, with the translated sequence MQQNSISKKFNFIPDRTVLIALIILPVIHFCLGKLSATIAFQDGTAPIWPTTGVYLGSILVLGYRIWPAILLSELIANFSIFYQNSFIGSLIISFIDMSDPLMMALLINRFIGRRNLLERAQDVFKFVVLIVPYPVISSTVAIGVLCLTGSTPWAQYVNVWRAWLTAVLAGTLIVTPVVLAWLQKSTQQQRLRKQQIIEFALLLFSLIVISKIAFWSGYPVEYMMIPVLLWSAFRFGQRESTLLVIVISAIAIFGTAHGFGSFAKGSVYQSLLLLQSFICVVALTTFVLSAVLNENRKAQAKLKQAKDELEQRVEERTAELKAAKIIADSASQAKSEFLANMSHELRTPLNGILGYAQIFQRSQTLTEKEHKGIDIIHQCASHLLTLINDILDLSKIEARKMELYPKDFPFLNFLQGVVEICRIRAEQKGIEFIYQPSKQLPRNIHADEKRLRQVLINLLGNAIKFTDRGGVTFKVEVVGDRQQHLQKIRFEIADTGVGMTLQELEKIFRPFEQVGSVEQQAEGTGLGLAISQKVVALMDSTIHVQSKYQEGSVFWFEVELPETQEWTQTSTIAPKTTIVGFQGETRKILIVDDRWENRSVVVNLLEPIGFEIFEASNGQEGLEKAIALLPNLIITDLAMPVMDGFTMIQHLRQSKEMQNAIVITSSASVFDLDRQKALDAGCNDFLPKPIQAQELIDILANHLQLQWIYQDENQNTSPEVAEMVVPPASELMVLYQAVQRCDVANIQLETNRIKQLDTKYTAFTDKLLALADEFEVEAIATLVETYISHK